Proteins encoded within one genomic window of Oncorhynchus tshawytscha isolate Ot180627B linkage group LG02, Otsh_v2.0, whole genome shotgun sequence:
- the nelfcd gene encoding negative elongation factor C/D isoform X2, whose amino-acid sequence MDEEYYERNIGDWDGPDGNDDYVEGENDGKVQEDCLQKFSSRDYIMEPAVFNTLKTYFQAGGSPEHVIQLLSENYSAVAQTVNLLAEWLIQMGVEPAQVQERVENHLKSLLIKHFDPQKADSIFTVEGETPAWLEQMIAHTTWRDLFYKLAEAHPDCLMLNFTVKLISDAGYQGEITSVSTACQQLEVFSRVLRTSLATLLDGGEDNLEKNLPEFAKMVCHGEHTYLFAQAMMSIMSQEEQGGSAMRRIGQEVQKSAHQRGHDASQITLALGTAAAYPRACQALGAMLSKGALNPADITVLFKMFSSMDPPPVELIRVPAFLDLFMQSLFKPGSKINQDHKHKYIHILAYAASVVETWKKNKRVNINKDELKSTSKAIETVHNLCCNENKGATELVAELSTLYQCIRFPVVAMGVLKWVDWTVSEPRYFQLQTDHTPVHLALLDEISTCHQLLHPQVLHLLIKLFETEHSQLDVMEQMELKKTLLDRMVHLLSRGYVLPVVGYIRKCLEKLNTDISLIRYFVTEVLDVIAPPYTSDFVQLFLPILENDSIAGTIRTEGEHDPVAEFIAHCKSNFIMMN is encoded by the exons ATGGACGAGGAATATTACGAAAGGAATATTGGAGACTGGGATGGTCCGGATGGAAAT GACGACTATGTTGAAGGGGAGAACGATGGGAAAGTTCAGGAGGACTGCCTACAGAAGTTCTCCAGCAGAGATTACATCATGGAGCCTGCTGTCTTCAACACCCTCAAAAC ATATTTCCAGGCTGGTGGCTCCCCTGAACATGTCATCCAGCTCCTGTCGGAGAACTACTCTGCTGTGGCACAGACTGTCAACCTGCTGGCAGAGTGGCTCATCCAGATGG GTGTAGAGCCTGCTCAGGTGCAGGAGCGGGTAGAGAATCACTTGAAAAGTCTCCTGATCAAGCACTTTGACCCCCAGAAGGCAGACTCCATTTTTactgtagagggagag ACTCCTGCCTGGCTGGAACAGATGATCGCCCACACCACCTGGAGAGACCTTTTCTACAAGCTGGCCGAGGCCCACCCTGACTGTCTGATGCTCAACTTCACTGTCAAA CTCATCTCAGATGCGGGCTACCAGGGGGAGATCACCAGTGTGTCGACAGCGTGCCAGCAGCTGGAGGTGTTCTCCAGGGTCCTAAGGACCTCTCTGGCCACGCtgctggatggaggagaggacaacCTAGAGAAGAACCTGCCAGAATTCGCT AAGATGGTGTGTCACGGGGAGCACACATACCTGTTTGCCCAGGCCATGATGTCCATCATGTCTCAGGAGGAGCAGGGGGGGTCGGCCATGCGCAGGATCGGCCAGGAAGTACAGAAGTCTGCACATCAACG GGGCCATGATGCCAGTCAGATAACTCTGGCATTGGGCACAGCAGCAGCCTACCCTCGAGCCTGCCAGGCCCTGGGCGCAATGCTGTCCAAAGGGGCACTCAACCCTGCCGACATCACTGTGCTCTTCAAGATGTTCAGCAGCATGGACCCACCTCCCGTAGAGCTG ATCCGAGTGCCTGCGTTCCTCGACCTGTTCATGCAGTCGCTGTTCAAGCCGGGCTCAAAGATCAACCAGGACCATAAACACAAATACATTCACATCCTGGCCTATGCTGCCAGTGTGGTTGaaacatggaaaaag AACAAGCGAGTGAACATCAACAAGGACGAGCTTAAATCCACCTCCAAGGCCATTGAGACGGTCCATAACCTGTGTTGCAATGAGAATAAAGGAGCCACAGAACTGGTGGCTGAGCTCAGCACCCTGTACCAGTGCATCCG ATTCCCAGTTGTTGCCATGGGGGTACTGAAGTGGGTTGATTGGACGGTCTCTGAGCCCCGCTACTTCCAGCTCCAGACAGACCACACCCCTGTCCACCTGGCACTTCTGGACGAG ATCAGCACCTGTCACCAGCTTCTGCACCCACAGGTCCTCCATCTACTGATCAAGCTCTTTGAGACCGAACACTCCCAGCTCGACGTCatggagcag ATGGAACTGAAGAAGACCCTGTTGGACCGTATGGTCCACCTGCTGAGTCGAGGCTACGTGCTGCCTGTGGTCGGATACATCCGCAAGTGCCTGGAGAAGCTCAACACAGACATCTCTCTCATCCGCTACTTTGTAACGGAG GTGTTGGATGTGATTGCCCCTCCGTACACGTCAGACTTTGTCCAGCTGTTCCTGCCCATCCTGGAGAACGACAGCATCGCTGGCACAATACGCACAGAGGGAGAACACGATCCTGTGGCTGAGTTTATAG CTCACTGCAAATCCAACTTCATCATGATGAACTGA
- the nelfcd gene encoding negative elongation factor C/D isoform X1 yields the protein MDEEYYERNIGDWDGPDGNQDDYVEGENDGKVQEDCLQKFSSRDYIMEPAVFNTLKTYFQAGGSPEHVIQLLSENYSAVAQTVNLLAEWLIQMGVEPAQVQERVENHLKSLLIKHFDPQKADSIFTVEGETPAWLEQMIAHTTWRDLFYKLAEAHPDCLMLNFTVKLISDAGYQGEITSVSTACQQLEVFSRVLRTSLATLLDGGEDNLEKNLPEFAKMVCHGEHTYLFAQAMMSIMSQEEQGGSAMRRIGQEVQKSAHQRGHDASQITLALGTAAAYPRACQALGAMLSKGALNPADITVLFKMFSSMDPPPVELIRVPAFLDLFMQSLFKPGSKINQDHKHKYIHILAYAASVVETWKKNKRVNINKDELKSTSKAIETVHNLCCNENKGATELVAELSTLYQCIRFPVVAMGVLKWVDWTVSEPRYFQLQTDHTPVHLALLDEISTCHQLLHPQVLHLLIKLFETEHSQLDVMEQMELKKTLLDRMVHLLSRGYVLPVVGYIRKCLEKLNTDISLIRYFVTEVLDVIAPPYTSDFVQLFLPILENDSIAGTIRTEGEHDPVAEFIAHCKSNFIMMN from the exons ATGGACGAGGAATATTACGAAAGGAATATTGGAGACTGGGATGGTCCGGATGGAAAT CAGGACGACTATGTTGAAGGGGAGAACGATGGGAAAGTTCAGGAGGACTGCCTACAGAAGTTCTCCAGCAGAGATTACATCATGGAGCCTGCTGTCTTCAACACCCTCAAAAC ATATTTCCAGGCTGGTGGCTCCCCTGAACATGTCATCCAGCTCCTGTCGGAGAACTACTCTGCTGTGGCACAGACTGTCAACCTGCTGGCAGAGTGGCTCATCCAGATGG GTGTAGAGCCTGCTCAGGTGCAGGAGCGGGTAGAGAATCACTTGAAAAGTCTCCTGATCAAGCACTTTGACCCCCAGAAGGCAGACTCCATTTTTactgtagagggagag ACTCCTGCCTGGCTGGAACAGATGATCGCCCACACCACCTGGAGAGACCTTTTCTACAAGCTGGCCGAGGCCCACCCTGACTGTCTGATGCTCAACTTCACTGTCAAA CTCATCTCAGATGCGGGCTACCAGGGGGAGATCACCAGTGTGTCGACAGCGTGCCAGCAGCTGGAGGTGTTCTCCAGGGTCCTAAGGACCTCTCTGGCCACGCtgctggatggaggagaggacaacCTAGAGAAGAACCTGCCAGAATTCGCT AAGATGGTGTGTCACGGGGAGCACACATACCTGTTTGCCCAGGCCATGATGTCCATCATGTCTCAGGAGGAGCAGGGGGGGTCGGCCATGCGCAGGATCGGCCAGGAAGTACAGAAGTCTGCACATCAACG GGGCCATGATGCCAGTCAGATAACTCTGGCATTGGGCACAGCAGCAGCCTACCCTCGAGCCTGCCAGGCCCTGGGCGCAATGCTGTCCAAAGGGGCACTCAACCCTGCCGACATCACTGTGCTCTTCAAGATGTTCAGCAGCATGGACCCACCTCCCGTAGAGCTG ATCCGAGTGCCTGCGTTCCTCGACCTGTTCATGCAGTCGCTGTTCAAGCCGGGCTCAAAGATCAACCAGGACCATAAACACAAATACATTCACATCCTGGCCTATGCTGCCAGTGTGGTTGaaacatggaaaaag AACAAGCGAGTGAACATCAACAAGGACGAGCTTAAATCCACCTCCAAGGCCATTGAGACGGTCCATAACCTGTGTTGCAATGAGAATAAAGGAGCCACAGAACTGGTGGCTGAGCTCAGCACCCTGTACCAGTGCATCCG ATTCCCAGTTGTTGCCATGGGGGTACTGAAGTGGGTTGATTGGACGGTCTCTGAGCCCCGCTACTTCCAGCTCCAGACAGACCACACCCCTGTCCACCTGGCACTTCTGGACGAG ATCAGCACCTGTCACCAGCTTCTGCACCCACAGGTCCTCCATCTACTGATCAAGCTCTTTGAGACCGAACACTCCCAGCTCGACGTCatggagcag ATGGAACTGAAGAAGACCCTGTTGGACCGTATGGTCCACCTGCTGAGTCGAGGCTACGTGCTGCCTGTGGTCGGATACATCCGCAAGTGCCTGGAGAAGCTCAACACAGACATCTCTCTCATCCGCTACTTTGTAACGGAG GTGTTGGATGTGATTGCCCCTCCGTACACGTCAGACTTTGTCCAGCTGTTCCTGCCCATCCTGGAGAACGACAGCATCGCTGGCACAATACGCACAGAGGGAGAACACGATCCTGTGGCTGAGTTTATAG CTCACTGCAAATCCAACTTCATCATGATGAACTGA